Proteins encoded together in one Puntigrus tetrazona isolate hp1 unplaced genomic scaffold, ASM1883169v1 S000000528, whole genome shotgun sequence window:
- the LOC122334469 gene encoding TOG array regulator of axonemal microtubules protein 1 isoform X2 yields MIYGLIPQELHAQLLDHQNYQNRTSGVEELKNVLLELDLQQVSSGGITEFIQFLRKLLDDSNFKVLYGALQLINLLVEKLDRDVERYYKEIVGVTVRALGDSRSITRHEYMNVFRQLMRMVGPQKVLDLVVAQLKHRNSRVREDAVNIITAAMLTHPRKDFDIPGLCSEAAPTLADSKKKVRHAALELFAVLDYCLDTGKKQPLTKAVDGVELAAHAEGLMAAVQARRARHILPRLSTDGTVEYALVLPRPGQRRAPQLGSGADLDWVLNGGRVHSSRSDLDLTDSTPQQRRMVSAGKGKNKLPWERSALSEELQTNGKSPDRVSAEDPSSSTRLRQDAGVKYSPSEPLLSPGRTRGALGRLRRSGSLDSDPDIFKAANPSESDKGLPKTSRFLSGSVERTFSLPTNSTPPGSFLLPSYPLTALTGSLLTPTLPRRQHADPSLSMSNTWPNKRDASPHLRSDGSGEVSSRKRSPLPPRAVRTSSVRQSPDTRNLHLDLTVSSGAGEPEDEPLDREEMLNSLRSLRNSAAKKRAKVSASSSEPDPDSPDSAVKLELVPDSPEQTSPSVTSPLSESGLSSLYSPPSPGGTKSSPVSSAVNPRASSGRHVTADAGTQGVTQQEKSLSDGCVIGQRLVYSNRALDPDEEKTGDVTLSSSSSSSSPQIRAAGREPLRALRPAKRSQQSCARDMSEGVIGRGVFGSVVLPSRLGVASSPEQGDSAGRSGRDPPPAVYGHAFTGTLTESDASPEPDELPVTQMICVLQERVRLSRFTSDKMRQRRLEQQDTPPDDVKDASLNGCEPFSDDSPSSPNGPRNLVKSISPAHQPAPPTSPPNRNAAPRLRRVSSLNRTRPTVSHISDELITGSLKKEAQDQADLRPFSKPELALTQSFRLIASDDWEKKIEGMNFLRSLAQYHPDVLLSRIHDVCLAAVQEVRNLRSGVSRVAVVTLGEMFAALQKGMDQELDGTVRALLHKAGESNTFIRLDVERALDSMVQNCTVTRAMSALLAGGLGHLNSVVRKCAAHHLSSLVERAGAARLLSGAKDLTERILPAVCKLVQDSSQEARFYGRRMLLFLSSHRDFDKMLERFVPPKDLPSIRDTVFSLKTKGLGEMPQDAPSARGRRSLPGSGLVRTSSLTREPLAGSRDCGQAVSKASVHSLADRSEYVKQMKTLLNSKDFRERMKAIDQLVCDCEENPALVVSSLFPVFDALKARLQESNSKVNLRALEALQSIVALLRDALAPVLNLLIPAVVDNHLNSKNSSISGAALGAVQALMHNVDNSLLLQPFCSKAQYLSGRAKLELIERVAELVTELYPRKPQLVEQKVLPLFWTLLSSSGSGGIVRPAAAKLADALHAHMGRTLLENAAASQPANIQSDLNELLRAAPSSWTQSHSA; encoded by the exons ATGATTTATGGGCTGATTCCTCAGGAGTTACACGCACAGCTCCTGGACCACCAGAACTATCAGAACCGGACGAGCGGGGTGGAGGAGCTGAAGAACGTCCTCCTGGAGCTGGATCTCCAGCAGGTCTCCTCCGGCGGCATCACAGAGTTCATCCAGTTCTTACGCAAGCTCCTGGACGACAGCAACTTCAAGGTGCTGTACGGCGCGCTGCAGCTCATCAACCTGCTGGTGGAGAAGCTGGACCGCGATGTGGAGCGCTATTATAAGGAGATTGTGGGCGTGACGGTGCGGGCGCTGGGCGACTCGAGGAGCATCACGCGGCACGAGTACATGAACGTCTTCAGGCAGCTGATGAGGATGGTGGGGCCGCAGAAGGTTCTGGACCTGGTGGTGGCTCAGCTCAAGCACAGGAACTCCAGGGTTCGAGAGGACGCCGTTAACATCATCACGGCGGCCATGCTCACGCATCCGCGGAAGGACTTCGACATCCCCGGCCTGTGCTCAGAAGCAGCCCCCACGCTCGCCGACAGCAAGAAGAAGGTGCGTCACGCCGCTCTGGAGCTCTTCGCCGTCCTCGACTACTGTCTGGACACGG GTAAGAAGCAGCCGCTCACGAAGGCTGTGGATGGAGTGGAGCTGGCCGCACACGCCGAGGGTCTGATGGCTGCGGTGCAGGCTCGGAGAGCACGACACATTCTCCCCCGGCTCTCCACCGACGGCACCGTCGAGTACGCCCTCGTCCTCCCCAGACCGGGACAGAGACGGGCCCCTCAGCTGGGCTCCGGGGCCGATCTGGACTGGGTTCTGAACGGAGGCCGGGTTCACAGCTCGCGCTCGGACCTGGATCTGACCGATAGCACGCCTCAGCAGAGGAGGATGGTGAGCGCCGGGAAAGGAAAGAACAAACTGCCCTGGGAGAGATCGGCCCTCTCTGAGGAGCTCCAGACCAATGGAAAGTCACCTGATCGG GTTAGCGCCGAAGATCCGTCCTCATCCACGAGACTCCGTCAGGACGCAGGAGTCAAATACA GTCCTTCAGAACCTCTGCTGTCTCCGGGCCGGACCCGCGGGGCTCTGGGTCGACTGCGACGCAGCGGGAGTTTAGACTCAGATCCAGACATTTTCAAAGCGGCCAATCCCTCCGAGTCTGACAAAG GTTTGCCCAAGACGAGTCGTTTTCTGTCGGGGAGCGTTGAGCGGACCTTCTCCCTCCCGACTAACTCCACACCTCCGGGCTCGTTCCTGCTGCCCTCGTACCCGCTGACCGCACTGACCGGGAGTCTGCTGACCCCGACCTTACCTCGCAGACAGCACGCTGACCCCTCGCTGTCCATGTCCAACACGTGGCCCAACAAGCGTGACGCCAGCCCTCATCTCAGGAGCGACGGCTCAG GTGAGGTGAGCTCCAGGAAACGCTCTCCACTTCCTCCTCGAGCTGTTAGGACCTCGTCCGTCCGTCAGAGTCCAGACACCAGAAACCTGCACCTGGATCTGACGGTCAGCAGCGGAGCAGGAGAACCAGAGGACGAGCCGCTGGACCgcgaggag ATGCTGAACTCCTTACGCTCGTTGAGGAACAGCGCGGCTAAGAAGCGTGCTAAAGTTAGCGCGAGCAGCTCCGAGCCGGATCCAGACAGTCCGGACTCTGCGGTGAAGCTGGAGCTGGTTCCTGACTCTCCGGAGCAGACGTCTCCGTCCGTCACCAGCCCTCTGAGCGAGAGCGGCCTGAGCAGCCTGTACTCGCCCCCGTCGCCCGGCGGAACCAAGAGCAG CCCCGTGAGCTCTGCTGTGAATCCTCGAGCGTCCTCAGGAAGACACGTCACGGCAGACGCCGGCACTCAAG GTGTGACGCAGCAGGAGAAGAGTCTGTCTGATGGGTGTGTGATCGGTCAGAGACTCGTTTACTCGAACAGAGCGCTAGATCCAGACGAAGAGAAGACCGGCGACGTGACCttatcatcttcatcatcatcctcatcaccACAGATCCGAGCCGCTGGACGTGAGCCGCTCCGGGCTCTCAGACCCGCTAAAC GTTCTCAGCAGTCGTGTGCTCGGGACATGTCGGAGGGCGTGATCGGACGAG GAGTGTTCGGGTCGGTGGTTCTGCCCAGTCGTCTCGGTGTGGCGTCTTCTCCGGAGCAGGGCGACTCTGCCGGTAGAAGCGGGCGCGATCCTCCTCCGGCCGTGTACGGTCACGCCTTCACCGGCACGCTTACAGAGTCTGACGCCAGTCCAGAACCGGACGAGCTGCCGGTCACTCAG ATGATCTGTGTCTTACAGGAGAGAGTCAGACTCTCCAGGTTTACAAGCGACAAGATGCGTCAGCGGCGTCTCGAGCAGCAGGACACGCCCCCGGATGATGTGAAAG ATGCGAGTCTGAACGGATGCGAGCCGTTCTCCGACGATTCTCCCTCCAGTCCGAATGGACCACGGAATCTAGTGAAAAGTATAAGCCCCGCCCATCAGCCCGCCCCTCCGACCAGCCCACCCAATAGGAATGCAGCGCCACGACTGAGACGAGTGTCTAGTCTGAACCGGACCAGACCGACTGTGTCTCACATCTCCG ATGAGTTGATTACCGGCAGTCTGAAGAAAGAGGCTCAGGATCAGGCAGACCTGCGTCCGTTCTCTAAACCGGAGCTGGCGCTGACGCAGAGCTTCAGACTGATCGCCTCAGACGACTG GGAGAAGAAGATCGAGGGGATGAACTTCCTGCGCAGCTTGGCTCAGTATCACCCGGATGTCCTCCTGAGCAGGATTCATGACGTGTGTCTCGCTGCGGTTCAGGAG GTTCGTAACCTGCGCTCCGGCGTGTCTCGGGTGGCTGTGGTGACGCTGGGGGAGATGTTCGCCGCGCTGCAGAAGGGAATGGATCAGGAGCTGGACGGGACGGTCCGAGCTCTGCTGCATAAAGCTGGAGAATCCAACACCTTCATCAGACTGGATGTGGAGCGAGCGCTGGACAGCATGGTGCAGAACTGTACTGTTACACGAGCCATGAGCGCTCTGCTGGCCGGGGGACTCgg TCATCTGAACTCAGTAGTGCGTAAGTGTGCAGCTCATCACCTGAGCTCTCTGGTGGAGCGGGCCGGAGCCGCCCGTCTGCTGTCCGGAGCCAAAGACCTGACCGAGCGCATCCTGCCGGCCGTCTGTAAGCTGGTGCAGGACTCGTCTCAGGAGGCCAG gttCTACGGCCGACGGATGCTGCTCTTTCTGTCCTCTCACCGTGACTTTGATAAGATGTTGGAGAGGTTCGTCCCGCCCAAAGACCTGCCGAGCATCAGAGACACCGTCTTCAGTCTCAAAACCAAG ggtcTGGGTGAGATGCCCCAGGACGCTCCCTCTGCTCGGGGCCGCCGCTCTCTCCCGGGCAGTGGTCTGGTCCGGACCTCGTCCCTCACTCGTGAGCCTCTGGCCGGCAGCAGGGACTGTGGGCAGGCGGTCAGTAAAGCGTCCGTTCACAGCCTGGCTGACCGCAGCGAGTACGTCAAACAGATGAAGACGCTGCTCAACTCCAAAGACTTCAGGGAGAGGATGAAGGCCATCGATCAGCTGGTGTGTGACTGTGAGGAGAACCCTGCTCTGGTCGTCAGCAGCCTGTTCCCG gtGTTTGACGCTCTCAAGGCTCGTCTGCAGGAGTCTAACAGTAAGGTGAACCTGCGGGCCCTGGAGGCCCTTCAGAGCATCGTGGCTCTGCTCAGAGACGCTCTGGCCCCGGTGCTGAATCTCCTGATCCCCGCCGTCGTGGATAATCACCTGAACTCTAAGAACAGCAGCATCTCGGGCGCAGCGCTGGGGGCCGTTCAGGCTCTGATGCACAACGTCG ACAACAGTCTCCTGCTGCAGCCCTTCTGCTCTAAAGCCCAGTATCTGAGCGGGAGAGCCAAGCTGGAGCTCATCGAGAGAGTCGCAG AGCTGGTGACGGAGCTGTATCCTCGCAAGCCTCAGCTGGTGGAGCAGAAGGTCCTCCCGCTCTTCTGGACCCTGCTCAGCTCGTCCGGGAGCGGAGGAATCGTCCGGCCGGCCGCAGCCAAGCTGGCCGACGCTCTGCACGCTCACATGGGCCGGACGCTGCTGGAGAACGCCGCCGCATCGCAGCCCGCAAACATACAGAGTGACCTGAACGAGCTCCTGAGAGCCGCCCCATCCTCCTGGACACAGAGCCACAGTGCCTGa
- the LOC122334469 gene encoding TOG array regulator of axonemal microtubules protein 1 isoform X3, producing MIYGLIPQELHAQLLDHQNYQNRTSGVEELKNVLLELDLQQVSSGGITEFIQFLRKLLDDSNFKVLYGALQLINLLVEKLDRDVERYYKEIVGVTVRALGDSRSITRHEYMNVFRQLMRMVGPQKVLDLVVAQLKHRNSRVREDAVNIITAAMLTHPRKDFDIPGLCSEAAPTLADSKKKVRHAALELFAVLDYCLDTGKKQPLTKAVDGVELAAHAEGLMAAVQARRARHILPRLSTDGTVEYALVLPRPGQRRAPQLGSGADLDWVLNGGRVHSSRSDLDLTDSTPQQRRMVSAGKGKNKLPWERSALSEELQTNGKSPDRQVSAEDPSSSTRLRQDAGVKYSPSEPLLSPGRTRGALGRLRRSGSLDSDPDIFKAANPSESDKGLPKTSRFLSGSVERTFSLPTNSTPPGSFLLPSYPLTALTGSLLTPTLPRRQHADPSLSMSNTWPNKRDASPHLRSDGSGEVSSRKRSPLPPRAVRTSSVRQSPDTRNLHLDLTVSSGAGEPEDEPLDREEMLNSLRSLRNSAAKKRAKVSASSSEPDPDSPDSAVKLELVPDSPEQTSPSVTSPLSESGLSSLYSPPSPGGTKSSPVSSAVNPRASSGRHVTADAGTQGVTQQEKSLSDGCVIGQRLVYSNRALDPDEEKTGDVTLSSSSSSSSPQIRAAGREPLRALRPAKRSQQSCARDMSEGVIGRGVFGSVVLPSRLGVASSPEQGDSAGRSGRDPPPAVYGHAFTGTLTESDASPEPDELPVTQERVRLSRFTSDKMRQRRLEQQDTPPDDVKDASLNGCEPFSDDSPSSPNGPRNLVKSISPAHQPAPPTSPPNRNAAPRLRRVSSLNRTRPTVSHISDELITGSLKKEAQDQADLRPFSKPELALTQSFRLIASDDWEKKIEGMNFLRSLAQYHPDVLLSRIHDVCLAAVQEVRNLRSGVSRVAVVTLGEMFAALQKGMDQELDGTVRALLHKAGESNTFIRLDVERALDSMVQNCTVTRAMSALLAGGLGHLNSVVRKCAAHHLSSLVERAGAARLLSGAKDLTERILPAVCKLVQDSSQEARFYGRRMLLFLSSHRDFDKMLERFVPPKDLPSIRDTVFSLKTKGLGEMPQDAPSARGRRSLPGSGLVRTSSLTREPLAGSRDCGQAVSKASVHSLADRSEYVKQMKTLLNSKDFRERMKAIDQLVCDCEENPALVVSSLFPVFDALKARLQESNSKVNLRALEALQSIVALLRDALAPVLNLLIPAVVDNHLNSKNSSISGAALGAVQALMHNVDNSLLLQPFCSKAQYLSGRAKLELIERVAELVTELYPRKPQLVEQKVLPLFWTLLSSSGSGGIVRPAAAKLADALHAHMGRTLLENAAASQPANIQSDLNELLRAAPSSWTQSHSA from the exons ATGATTTATGGGCTGATTCCTCAGGAGTTACACGCACAGCTCCTGGACCACCAGAACTATCAGAACCGGACGAGCGGGGTGGAGGAGCTGAAGAACGTCCTCCTGGAGCTGGATCTCCAGCAGGTCTCCTCCGGCGGCATCACAGAGTTCATCCAGTTCTTACGCAAGCTCCTGGACGACAGCAACTTCAAGGTGCTGTACGGCGCGCTGCAGCTCATCAACCTGCTGGTGGAGAAGCTGGACCGCGATGTGGAGCGCTATTATAAGGAGATTGTGGGCGTGACGGTGCGGGCGCTGGGCGACTCGAGGAGCATCACGCGGCACGAGTACATGAACGTCTTCAGGCAGCTGATGAGGATGGTGGGGCCGCAGAAGGTTCTGGACCTGGTGGTGGCTCAGCTCAAGCACAGGAACTCCAGGGTTCGAGAGGACGCCGTTAACATCATCACGGCGGCCATGCTCACGCATCCGCGGAAGGACTTCGACATCCCCGGCCTGTGCTCAGAAGCAGCCCCCACGCTCGCCGACAGCAAGAAGAAGGTGCGTCACGCCGCTCTGGAGCTCTTCGCCGTCCTCGACTACTGTCTGGACACGG GTAAGAAGCAGCCGCTCACGAAGGCTGTGGATGGAGTGGAGCTGGCCGCACACGCCGAGGGTCTGATGGCTGCGGTGCAGGCTCGGAGAGCACGACACATTCTCCCCCGGCTCTCCACCGACGGCACCGTCGAGTACGCCCTCGTCCTCCCCAGACCGGGACAGAGACGGGCCCCTCAGCTGGGCTCCGGGGCCGATCTGGACTGGGTTCTGAACGGAGGCCGGGTTCACAGCTCGCGCTCGGACCTGGATCTGACCGATAGCACGCCTCAGCAGAGGAGGATGGTGAGCGCCGGGAAAGGAAAGAACAAACTGCCCTGGGAGAGATCGGCCCTCTCTGAGGAGCTCCAGACCAATGGAAAGTCACCTGATCGG CAGGTTAGCGCCGAAGATCCGTCCTCATCCACGAGACTCCGTCAGGACGCAGGAGTCAAATACA GTCCTTCAGAACCTCTGCTGTCTCCGGGCCGGACCCGCGGGGCTCTGGGTCGACTGCGACGCAGCGGGAGTTTAGACTCAGATCCAGACATTTTCAAAGCGGCCAATCCCTCCGAGTCTGACAAAG GTTTGCCCAAGACGAGTCGTTTTCTGTCGGGGAGCGTTGAGCGGACCTTCTCCCTCCCGACTAACTCCACACCTCCGGGCTCGTTCCTGCTGCCCTCGTACCCGCTGACCGCACTGACCGGGAGTCTGCTGACCCCGACCTTACCTCGCAGACAGCACGCTGACCCCTCGCTGTCCATGTCCAACACGTGGCCCAACAAGCGTGACGCCAGCCCTCATCTCAGGAGCGACGGCTCAG GTGAGGTGAGCTCCAGGAAACGCTCTCCACTTCCTCCTCGAGCTGTTAGGACCTCGTCCGTCCGTCAGAGTCCAGACACCAGAAACCTGCACCTGGATCTGACGGTCAGCAGCGGAGCAGGAGAACCAGAGGACGAGCCGCTGGACCgcgaggag ATGCTGAACTCCTTACGCTCGTTGAGGAACAGCGCGGCTAAGAAGCGTGCTAAAGTTAGCGCGAGCAGCTCCGAGCCGGATCCAGACAGTCCGGACTCTGCGGTGAAGCTGGAGCTGGTTCCTGACTCTCCGGAGCAGACGTCTCCGTCCGTCACCAGCCCTCTGAGCGAGAGCGGCCTGAGCAGCCTGTACTCGCCCCCGTCGCCCGGCGGAACCAAGAGCAG CCCCGTGAGCTCTGCTGTGAATCCTCGAGCGTCCTCAGGAAGACACGTCACGGCAGACGCCGGCACTCAAG GTGTGACGCAGCAGGAGAAGAGTCTGTCTGATGGGTGTGTGATCGGTCAGAGACTCGTTTACTCGAACAGAGCGCTAGATCCAGACGAAGAGAAGACCGGCGACGTGACCttatcatcttcatcatcatcctcatcaccACAGATCCGAGCCGCTGGACGTGAGCCGCTCCGGGCTCTCAGACCCGCTAAAC GTTCTCAGCAGTCGTGTGCTCGGGACATGTCGGAGGGCGTGATCGGACGAG GAGTGTTCGGGTCGGTGGTTCTGCCCAGTCGTCTCGGTGTGGCGTCTTCTCCGGAGCAGGGCGACTCTGCCGGTAGAAGCGGGCGCGATCCTCCTCCGGCCGTGTACGGTCACGCCTTCACCGGCACGCTTACAGAGTCTGACGCCAGTCCAGAACCGGACGAGCTGCCGGTCACTCAG GAGAGAGTCAGACTCTCCAGGTTTACAAGCGACAAGATGCGTCAGCGGCGTCTCGAGCAGCAGGACACGCCCCCGGATGATGTGAAAG ATGCGAGTCTGAACGGATGCGAGCCGTTCTCCGACGATTCTCCCTCCAGTCCGAATGGACCACGGAATCTAGTGAAAAGTATAAGCCCCGCCCATCAGCCCGCCCCTCCGACCAGCCCACCCAATAGGAATGCAGCGCCACGACTGAGACGAGTGTCTAGTCTGAACCGGACCAGACCGACTGTGTCTCACATCTCCG ATGAGTTGATTACCGGCAGTCTGAAGAAAGAGGCTCAGGATCAGGCAGACCTGCGTCCGTTCTCTAAACCGGAGCTGGCGCTGACGCAGAGCTTCAGACTGATCGCCTCAGACGACTG GGAGAAGAAGATCGAGGGGATGAACTTCCTGCGCAGCTTGGCTCAGTATCACCCGGATGTCCTCCTGAGCAGGATTCATGACGTGTGTCTCGCTGCGGTTCAGGAG GTTCGTAACCTGCGCTCCGGCGTGTCTCGGGTGGCTGTGGTGACGCTGGGGGAGATGTTCGCCGCGCTGCAGAAGGGAATGGATCAGGAGCTGGACGGGACGGTCCGAGCTCTGCTGCATAAAGCTGGAGAATCCAACACCTTCATCAGACTGGATGTGGAGCGAGCGCTGGACAGCATGGTGCAGAACTGTACTGTTACACGAGCCATGAGCGCTCTGCTGGCCGGGGGACTCgg TCATCTGAACTCAGTAGTGCGTAAGTGTGCAGCTCATCACCTGAGCTCTCTGGTGGAGCGGGCCGGAGCCGCCCGTCTGCTGTCCGGAGCCAAAGACCTGACCGAGCGCATCCTGCCGGCCGTCTGTAAGCTGGTGCAGGACTCGTCTCAGGAGGCCAG gttCTACGGCCGACGGATGCTGCTCTTTCTGTCCTCTCACCGTGACTTTGATAAGATGTTGGAGAGGTTCGTCCCGCCCAAAGACCTGCCGAGCATCAGAGACACCGTCTTCAGTCTCAAAACCAAG ggtcTGGGTGAGATGCCCCAGGACGCTCCCTCTGCTCGGGGCCGCCGCTCTCTCCCGGGCAGTGGTCTGGTCCGGACCTCGTCCCTCACTCGTGAGCCTCTGGCCGGCAGCAGGGACTGTGGGCAGGCGGTCAGTAAAGCGTCCGTTCACAGCCTGGCTGACCGCAGCGAGTACGTCAAACAGATGAAGACGCTGCTCAACTCCAAAGACTTCAGGGAGAGGATGAAGGCCATCGATCAGCTGGTGTGTGACTGTGAGGAGAACCCTGCTCTGGTCGTCAGCAGCCTGTTCCCG gtGTTTGACGCTCTCAAGGCTCGTCTGCAGGAGTCTAACAGTAAGGTGAACCTGCGGGCCCTGGAGGCCCTTCAGAGCATCGTGGCTCTGCTCAGAGACGCTCTGGCCCCGGTGCTGAATCTCCTGATCCCCGCCGTCGTGGATAATCACCTGAACTCTAAGAACAGCAGCATCTCGGGCGCAGCGCTGGGGGCCGTTCAGGCTCTGATGCACAACGTCG ACAACAGTCTCCTGCTGCAGCCCTTCTGCTCTAAAGCCCAGTATCTGAGCGGGAGAGCCAAGCTGGAGCTCATCGAGAGAGTCGCAG AGCTGGTGACGGAGCTGTATCCTCGCAAGCCTCAGCTGGTGGAGCAGAAGGTCCTCCCGCTCTTCTGGACCCTGCTCAGCTCGTCCGGGAGCGGAGGAATCGTCCGGCCGGCCGCAGCCAAGCTGGCCGACGCTCTGCACGCTCACATGGGCCGGACGCTGCTGGAGAACGCCGCCGCATCGCAGCCCGCAAACATACAGAGTGACCTGAACGAGCTCCTGAGAGCCGCCCCATCCTCCTGGACACAGAGCCACAGTGCCTGa